In Xenopus laevis strain J_2021 chromosome 2S, Xenopus_laevis_v10.1, whole genome shotgun sequence, a genomic segment contains:
- the LOC121400581 gene encoding CUB domain-containing protein 1-like: protein MVMPSKQFGKLAFAKDRMAIICETGRAFINIKEQKSAGPDIVLKDYDTLPSSINLFYPFWLNISNCKPKVWSKKLQIQFSVMFIQTESDLTTILIAACSAIAAVIFIIGVAVYCVRKKDTSGLASPEANVDVYQPFQGPMGEPPPVPPLNRINKDKGNEDPLASSKRLEFYSFNKSGLNEPIGHEDTSLDMVNGQKNGPVPMA, encoded by the exons ATGGTGATGCCTTCTAAGCAATTTGGGAAGTTAGCATTTGCAAAAGACAGAATGGCCATTATATGTGAAACTGGACGTGCATTTATTAACATAAAGGAACAGAAGTCTGCTGGGCCAGATATTGTTTTGAAAGATTATGATACCCTTCCCAGCTCCATTAATCTTTTCTATCCTTTCTGGCTTAACATCTCTAACTGTAAGCCTAAGGTCTGGTCCAAGAAGCTTCAGATACAGTTTTCTGTTATGTTTATCCAAACTGAATCAG ACCTGACAACAATATTAATTGCAGCTTGTTCTGCTATTGCAGCAGTTATTTTCATTATTGGAGTAGCTGTTTACTGTGTCAGAAAAAA AGACACTTCTGGTTTGGCCAGTCCAGAGGCAAATGTGGATGTGTACCAGCCATTTCAAGGCCCTATGGGTGAACCTCCTCCTGTTCCACCACTTAATCGTATCAACAAAGATAAAGGTAATGAGGATCCACTTGCCTCTTCCAAGAGACTTGAATTTTACTCTTTTAATAAATCAGGGTTAAATGAACCTATAGGACACGAAGACACAAGTCTTGATATGGTAAATGGACAGAAAAATGGACCTGTGCCAATGGCATGA